The Aedes albopictus strain Foshan chromosome 2, AalbF5, whole genome shotgun sequence region AATATATCCATGGTATGGGAGTGGTCCATCGGGATATCAAGTGCGAAAACATCGTTTTCGACAAAAGTTTCACGCTTAAGCTGATTGATTTCGGGTTCGCCAGAGGGAACATGCAACCGGTTTTGGCTGGTGGTAAGATCAAGCCTGTACTATCAAAGACCTTTTGTGGAAGCCATGCTTACGCCAGTCCGGAAATACTGAAATCGGTTCCATACCAGCCACAGTTGTCTGACATTTGGGCAGTTGGCGTGGTGCTGTACACGATGGTGATTGGCCGCCTCCCCTTTTCCAATGAAGCGAATGTTAATGTTCTCATTAAGGTATGTATCAGTCCTATTACCACAGACAATCCGATGTATCACTTAGAACAAATTGCTATTTAAACCATTCTCACGAAAACATAGTCTCCCAATGCTTATCACGCTTGGTTTCGCAAAGTCCTATCTAGGTGGCGGTATGCTAGCGCCGTGAGTGAGCGATTTACGAACTACGTAATAATCAGACTATAACCTTTATAAAAATAAACGATTGAAACTGAATTGAGTGATACGAAAGTTTGTCTGTGTTAATACTTTGATGTTTTATTGCAAAACTTGTctacaaactatttttttttccaaaaagcaGCAAGTTTCAGCCGGGCCGAAATTTCCCAAGGATCGCAGCATAAGCGATGAATGCAAAAACTTGATTCAAAAAATTTTGCGGCCCGTTAATGTGAGGATCACGATCGAGGAGATGCGGCGCCAACCATGGCTGACCGAGAACGATTCCGGATACGATGATATGGGCATTGAGAAGAGGTATGACAAGAAAATGAAACTTGACAACAGCTCCAGCGACAGCAGCGATGGAAGCACCAGAGTGACCATTAATAACCCAGGCTGCAGTGCTTCCCCTGGTAATCGTGATGACAATCATAATCTCAGCCCTAACGGACACAATGGTACAATCTCGCAGAATGTCCTAAATCGGAAGAGATCTGTGCCACAATGAATTTGATTGTTAACATTTTGACAGCGTCAAaatttgttgtattttttttgttttattatacTAAACGAGAcattcgttttttgaccaatagCGAAACATAACGAAGAGAACTCACTTTTCGTAACATTCAATCGAGGCTTTTATACCAACATGCAATTACTTGGTGTATATTGTATTCAAAATTTGTTGTGAAATTTGATGACATtttattccagatcaaccataTATGTACCCATTAGAGTGATATTGGGTACAGTGGATTAACTAAAAATGGTGGACTTCCAATTTTCTTCAAATGTAACATATTGACTTAAAATTGGAA contains the following coding sequences:
- the LOC109423806 gene encoding testis-specific serine/threonine-protein kinase 3; this translates as MGSKTETLQKGLQSALRENVIPTVVCEEEEQQKRRESVLELNGYIVQETIGNGAFSNVKRAFSKSLNHPVAIKIISKQKATKDVLEKFLPREIELVRNLKHANLIRFHECIETTLRFYIIMQYAENGSLLQLIRKEKYLPEERAKSFFSQLISAVEYIHGMGVVHRDIKCENIVFDKSFTLKLIDFGFARGNMQPVLAGGKIKPVLSKTFCGSHAYASPEILKSVPYQPQLSDIWAVGVVLYTMVIGRLPFSNEANVNVLIKQVSAGPKFPKDRSISDECKNLIQKILRPVNVRITIEEMRRQPWLTENDSGYDDMGIEKRYDKKMKLDNSSSDSSDGSTRVTINNPGCSASPGNRDDNHNLSPNGHNGTISQNVLNRKRSVPQ